Sequence from the candidate division KSB1 bacterium genome:
CGCTGCGTCCCCATTGACGGCAGCAAGCGGGAGTCCGGCAAATGCATCGTATGCGGTGAACCGTCGCAGCAGCGGGTCTTGGTTGCCAAATCCTATTAGCACTCGGATGCATGCAACTACGGGCATGAACGCGGTATCTGTTTTCGGCCGAATTGTCCGTCGGTTGAGTAATTAGTTTGGAGAACCTCCATGAAGAACAAGAAAAAAGAGATCGTCGAGATCGAAATACCGAGCAAGTCCCTGCGCGTGCGGCACGCCATGTGTCCGAACAAACACAATCTGATGGACGAAGAGCACTTGATCAACGGTTATCCGTCGATTACGGTGCTGGCCAGGTATGGGGATAAAGAGGGGCTCATTCATCTCGATCCGGTATATGGAAGTTTCACCAACATTTATGAAATCGATTTGCCGGAAGGGGAATGCGTCGAGCTTTTTTGTCCAACCTGCAGAGTGTCGCTCTCCGAGCATGGACAGATTTGCGATGAATGTTTGGCGCCGATGTTCGCCATCTATCTGCCGCACGGCGGCATGATCGACGCCTGTCTGCGCGTCGGCTGCCATCATCACATGCTGCGGTTCACCGATTCCGAAGAGATCGCCAAGAGACTGTTGGACGAAGACGCCTTTGAGCACATGCCCTGATGCCGATGACTGAAATTCCTGCAGATTTTCGTTCCGGATACGTGGCCATCATCGGCAGGCCTAACGTCGGCAAGTCGACGCTGGTCAACGCGCTGCTGCAGTTTCGCCTTTCCATCGCCACCCACAAACCGCAGACGACGCGCCACACGATCCTCGGCATCCTCAACGAGGAAAAGGCGCAGGTCATCTTTCTCGACACGCCCGGTCTTATTCAACCGAAATACAAGCTGCAGGAGTGGATGATGAAGGCGGCCAACCGCGCGATTCAGGAAGCCGATGTTCTGCTTTTACTGGTCGAAGCGGGCGCTGCGCCCAATCCTCATGACCGCGATTTATTGGCGGAATCGGCGACCAAAGGCAAGCCGATCGTTTTGGCCATCAATAAAATTGACCTGATCGAAAAAAGCTCTCTCCTGCCGCTCATCGAGGCCTTTCGCTCGATTCACCAACCGGAAGCGGTGGTGCCGATTTCGGCGCTTCAAGGGGAAAATCTTGACGTTTTGAAAAGCGAGCTGCTCTCTCTTCTTCCTTTCGGACCGCCGTTTTATCCTCAAGACACCCTCACCGACCATCCGGAACGTTTTTTTGTCGGCGAATTGATTCGCGAGCAGATCTTTTTGCAATACGGTGAAGAGATTCCCTATTCCAGCACTGTGGTGATCGACGAGTTCCGTGAACGGCCGCAGGGCAAGGATTTCATCAATGCACGCATCATTGTCGAGCGCGACTCGCAGAAAAAAATCATTATCGGCAAGGAGGGTCAAGCAATTCGGCGCCTGGGTGAAAAAGCACGTGAAGCGATCGAAGCGTTTTTGGGCCGTCCGGTCTATCTGCAGCTCTTTGTTGCCGTTCGGGAGAATTGGCGCAAAAAGGAGAACTTTTTACGTGAATTCGGGTACGACCTCCGCGGCGCTTGAAACAAGCTGCAGGAGCCGGCGGCTGGCAGCCGCAACCGCGCTGTTCATGACCTTTCTGTGTTCCTGCGCTGCGCTGCACATGCAGCCCGCTGTGGGCGTCAGCCCGATCGTGCGCGTGGGCATTGTTACCAACGCGGACGAAATCTCTTTTCAGCCGTCGGGTACCATGCATATTGTCGCATCGAGCGGCGCCGCAAACTATAAGGCCAGACAAAAGGATGTGTGGAAGATCCGCATCCCGCCCGGATCCGTTTCGCCCGCCAAGCTGCGGCTGCAGATGGAAACAGCTTATAATCGCACCGATGCCAAAAAAGCGGCGCAGCGTTACGAGGCCGCAGGCATCCTGGTAAACATCATTGAATCGGACGACCAGTTGGCGCTGGGTAATAACGTTATAGCCGGCAAGCTGCGTTATCTGGTTTGTTCGCGTCAAGAATTCAGTTCCTCGGCGGAAGCTGAAGCCTACCGTTCCGCTAATCCGCAGTTAACGAACGCACGCATCGTGCCGGTTGAACGCAGCGCCTCGGGCACGATGATCCTGGTTTCTCCCAAAGGCGAGGAGTTGGCTTTGCGCGACGTCGTTCGTCTTTCGGGTC
This genomic interval carries:
- the era gene encoding GTPase Era, whose translation is MTEIPADFRSGYVAIIGRPNVGKSTLVNALLQFRLSIATHKPQTTRHTILGILNEEKAQVIFLDTPGLIQPKYKLQEWMMKAANRAIQEADVLLLLVEAGAAPNPHDRDLLAESATKGKPIVLAINKIDLIEKSSLLPLIEAFRSIHQPEAVVPISALQGENLDVLKSELLSLLPFGPPFYPQDTLTDHPERFFVGELIREQIFLQYGEEIPYSSTVVIDEFRERPQGKDFINARIIVERDSQKKIIIGKEGQAIRRLGEKAREAIEAFLGRPVYLQLFVAVRENWRKKENFLREFGYDLRGA